The DNA sequence TACAGATTGGTCCTTCACTGGCTACACTGGCTTTCTGAAGTACTCAAAAAAGTCAGACATATTCAACACTGGTTTGAGGTCTTACTTTACAGGAACTGAGATTTGCCTGGATCTCTTGAATGTTTTCACAATATTATATATGCTAGATAGTGAAAGATATAAACTCTCCTCGATCTTGAGTTACAAAATGTCCTGTTTGAACACTTTGGTGTATACATGGTAATAGGAGAGTGCTACATAATGGTTTTTGAAGCTAAAATAAAAGGTGTTCagtaaaaattcagaaaatcaatatttttattttaaatagcaGCTTACATAAGATAAACACAACTATAAAGAATTacagaattaaataataaaaatgaatgtaatgtacattatAAAGAGAGAATAttcaaaccggattccaaaaaggtTGGGACACCAAACAAATTGTGGAAGTGCCAACATCtaatgttttattcagaatagaacacaaatcacagatcaaaactaagagaatgtatcattttaagggaaaaatgttgtttcaaaatttcatggcgtcaacaaatcccaaaaaagttgggacaaggcaatttttccactgtgtggcatcctcccttcttcttacaacactcaacagacgtctggggacagaggagaccagtttctcaagtttagaaataggaacgctctcccattcatgtctaatacaggcctctaacttttcaatcgtcttgggccttctttgtcgcaccttcctctttatgatgcgccaaatgttctctataggtgaaaaatctggactgcaggctgccatttcagcacctggatccttctcctacgtagccatgatgttgtgattgctgcagaatgtgatctggcattatcttgttgaaaaatgcagggacttccctgaaagagatgacgtctagatgggagcatatgttgttctagaacctgaacatagttctttgcgttaatggtgcctttccagacatgcaagctgcccatgccacaagcactcatgcaacctcataccatcagtgatgcaggcttctgaacggagcgttgataacaacttgggttatccttgtcctctctggtccggatgacatggcgtcccagtgttccataaagagcttcaaatcgtgactcatctgaccacagaacagtcttccattttgccacactccattttaaaagacccctggtccagtgcaaacgtctgagcttgtggagcttgcttaggaATGGCTTCCTGTTTTCAGCTGGCGacagcggatggcacggtggattgtgttcactgacaatgctctctggaagtattcctgagcccattctgttatttccttgacagtggcgttcctgtttgaggtgcagtgacgtttaagggcccggagatcacgagcatccagtagagttttacggccttgacccttacgcacagcaattgttccagattctctgaatcttttgatgatgtaatgcacggttgatgatgataacttaaaggtctttgctattttacgctgggtaacaccattgtggtatcgctgcactatctttctgcacaacaatggtggaattggtgatcctcttaccatcttggcttcagagagacactgacactctgagaagctctttttatacccaatcatgttgtcaattgacctaattagtgttaattggtcttccagctgttcgtcatatgctcaatttcctttttccagccacttattgctacttatcccaacttttttgggatttgttgacactgtgaaattttgaataaacatgtttttcctttaaaatattacatttactcagattaaacttttgatctgtcatctatgttctattatgaataaaatattgacatttgccatctccacatcattgcatttagtttttattcacaatttgtttagtgtcccaacttttttggaatccggtttgtacatttagttacatttatacgGTCTTACAGTTACATCTGGCCCTTTCAAGCCATTTTCAGGTCTACCCAGGATTAAGGTGAATACAGTCTGTGTCCCTACAAGAGGGGGGAGCTATAAACGATCAGAATATTTGTCAATGTGGTGGTACTCTCAAGGGTCCATTTCAATACCTTCAATTAGGGAACATCATTGTATCATTTTCTATTATGTTTGTAGATTAAGTTGTTTGTATTGTGGGGTGTTCATACACCATGACTTATATTTTgttctttaattttacacaatTCTATCATGAATGCTTTCTAATATTCTCCTTCTCCAGAGAATGGAACCAGTCCTTactctaaaaccactgttgtgactttttaaggcacatttacactctttgtaccttaATGTACCGGTACAGTACCTTTTTTACTTATAGTGTAGTCAGGTTGGTATTGTTCCTAGATATTCTGTTTCTCGCACTGAAATCATGATGCCTCCTGATTCTGAGACGCAAAAGTAGCTGGCTTACAACAAACATTGCTGAAACACTGCACATGATTGCTGCTtctgaggaagcagagcatttTTGTTTGTCATTTGGCCACTCCTTCAGAGGCTGCAAGATAAATCAAGCGTGTAAAATGTACTTCTTTAAAATCTGACACACAGCAGATTTTTATCGTATcggcttcctctgaggcagcagtCACAACTAAAACACAGCTCAGAGGTATTATGACATTTTTTGCAAACAGAAGTAAGTGTATAGCAAAGAAAGTAAACTATATTGCACCTTTATTTCTTATGAAGTAATTTCTAGAAGGTTAACCACAAGGTTCTAGGCAGAGCTTTGCCAGTTTATTGTGTCGTATTTCAAAATCTCCAACAAATATGagctaaccaatcacattcaatcaatcaaattttatgtatatagcgcttttcacaacaaaaagtcatcacaaagcagctttacagagatccgggtccaagtcTCCTATGAGCGATCCAGGGGCAACAGttgcaaggaaaaactccctcagcacacgaggaagaaaccttggaaggaaccaagactcatacggggaacccatcctcctcgggtcgacaccggagacacaacagagaacagaacagaagtaaaagtgaagtgatgacagatgaaggggttatagtaatgtgaatgtagtatattaatgatgtatgagtctgaggaaggaggaggaggtcaGTGATTCtctgtgagttaaaagtaggtgcagagttaatttgaaataaaacagcacggccaagcatgatagtgtagatgagacaaggccaggatcttgtacaggacacaggggctggatcagggcaacatctggagagcagcaggacatgtcaaagcatgagagagacaagagaaaaaaaacagacaaagggaacaaatacaaatacagagGTTattagggtcatggtaaagaacgggcaaaattgtcctgcgaaaaaagcttccactggtcaggcaagaggaTCCAGCAACAGACAACATGTTCGCGgttaccagaaagctaactaaaacaGCTGTAGCTATGGTCGTATGAccgggttaatacagaacagtgataatatgaaaaccagctcgaacactaatagagaaggagtaacctgaaagtgagtgattaaccaaaagcttgtttgaaaaggtttctaatctagatttaaagattgagagtgacAAAGATTGACATTCATCCCCACCTGTTGGCTGGTAGCAAATTACATTTCCTCCTGGCTGCCTCTATAACCATATAGATTTGTCATTTTGCACAAAAGATGCTTTTCAATTTAGATTTTATGTGGTTTATAtggaggtgtgtatgtgtgtgtgtgtgtgtgtgtgtgtggtattgaGACAGCTGAAAGTGTCCAGAGTGgctgcaccttaaagtagctgaccGTTCACAACTTCACATTAATCACTCAGTGTAAGGGGTGTctcaatatatacatatttacgGAACTTAGTGAAAACCTAGAGACGTTATACCTTTAAtctgtttttacagttttaatcaCTGCATCATCACTGCTCTGTGTAAAGTTAAAATGTAAGGATTTATAACTGTAATAGTAATGGTTTATGTTGTGTGTATTCTGTAATGTTTTGCTTCAAAAAATGAACAGTGTTATGGAGAGGAATTAGTGGCCACCCTAATCATATCCCCTCATGATGCAGCTCTGATTAAGACTCGtgggaatgtgtgtttgttaggAACAGTCAGAAAAAGAGTATGTCTGCGAGTGCACTCACATGTGGGGAATTacttaattcattattaaagaacctaaaggctaagcaccacctaatggacctccatgaatatttcacgttattttagttactgacatttaagtatgaattaaaatgaaaatagctgcttaatttgctttaaaactggcAATATTATTAAACTGACAGAAAAACCTgtgctctctacggaaattcttgaacgcaaccgtgacgtcactggtggacaacagctgaataACGGCGCtttaaaacaccgttatgactgactgttatgacagtatctagctaaataaccaacattattcatgacaattgcttagcaataagctaaactcaaatgtagaggtaccgttattcttgtaaatgtgatcgaagtcgaactcgaattcatccgacactataaacctccgtaatgcagctacgtagccgagtataatctgagcacagagtttagcgagtcaagctaacgttaactaacaccgactaaaacaggcgaagtgagtgtccttaccctgtttacctccatgttacagaggctcttgaacacctttcgttggtgtccttacatgcccatattgttggaaaagcgccagtgaaatgagctacagataatggagtgagcggatggtcctttctaAAGCAGTCTTTTAAactttattccttgaattagtaagaaataacgtgttttctgactatcaataaacacaatttaggaactcaaattccactgtgtttatttgtttgacactttcatatcgctgctgcttagcctttaaagaatCACACCCCAAATTCAGCAGAGGACTGTGATTGGATAGTGAATACTTTTCATTGTGGCATGAGAACAGCACTGCTTTCAGCTGAAATACTATTCCTGCTTTGCATTTTGCTTTGGCACGTTTACATCACTACACAGTGGATGCCACAGTCAGACAGATTGCAGACACACGCAGAGCGTAAGAAGTAGAAGTTTAATTAACACAATTCCAAGAAGAGTAGTCAACAAACAGGCAAGATTCTAAACACTGAAGTACAATTACAAGTAGACAAGACAAAAAGGTGAAAAACGGAAAACAGGTGTAAGgtcaaaaacacagagatcaaaACAGACTTAGAGACCGCTTCGTAAGGCAACAGAAATAGTGTCGGCAAATACTCTGCAATGATTTGAACTGTGGACAGGGTTTATATAGGGTGGAGAACAGGTGTAAATGATTAGAACTCAGGGGAGTCAGACCGGTGCGATGTCATGTGAGTGTGGTTTGGATTCACGTGACTGTCCTGTGCTTCCTGGGAGTTGGAGTTTATAGAGGATGAGTTCTGGTGAACCGGAATGGTAGGTGTGACAGTGGAACACAATACAGTTGAGCTGATTGCatttttgtgttctccccgtttcttcgtgggtttcctccgggtgactgtctgtgaggagtgtggtgtgttctctctgtgtctgcgtgggtttcctccgggtgactgtctgtgagtagtccggtgtgttctctctgtgtctgcatgggtttcccccaggtgactgtctgtgaggagtgtggtgtgttctccctatgtctgtgtgggtttcctccgggtgactgtctgtgaggatttggtgtgttttctctgtgtctgcgtgggtttcctccaggtgactgtctgtgaggagtgtggtgtgttctctctgtgtctgcgtgggtttcctctgggtgactgtctgtgaggagtgtggtgtgttctccctatgtctgtgtgggtttcctccgggtgactgtctgtgaggatttggtgtgttttctctgtgtctgcgtgggtttcctccgggtgactgtctgtgaggagtgtggtgtgttctctctgtgtctgcgtgggtttcctctgggtgactgtctgtgaggagtgtggtgtgttctccctatgtctgtgtgggtttcctccgggtgactgtctgtgaggatttggtgtgttttctctgtgtctgcgtgggtttcctccgggtgactgtctgtgaggagtgtggtgtgttctctctgtgtctgcgtgggtttcctctgggtgactgtctgtgaggagtgtggtgtgttctccctatgtctgtgtgggtttcctccgggtgactgtctgtgaggatttggtgtgttttctctgtgtctgcgtgggtttcctccgggtgactgtctgtgaggagtgtggtgtgttctctctgtgtctgcgtaggtttcctctaggtgactgtctgtgaggactgtggtgtgttctccttgtgtctgcgtgggtttccttcgggtgctccagtttcctcccacagtccaaaaacacacgttggtaggtggattggagactcagaagtgtccgtatgtgtgagtgtatgtgtgtgtgtgtattcctgccttgcacacaatgattccaggtaggctctggacccaccgtgaccctgaactggataaggcttaaagacaatgaatggatgattgGTGGGTTGTTTTGAATTCTGACACAAATTCAGCATTTTATCTTTTAAATGGAAATTGACACGTATTCTATTTTCTGGTAAGAGACAGAGCGAtattaaatcaatgtaatgaATACTTGCTTTTCATTTTGGCACGTTTAAgcatgtctgtgtttaaaagtaaTCTTGTGTATATTGCAGTTCAGTGTGACGTCTATGTGGCGAGGTGGTAGTGGTCAGGAGGAATATACAATAAAGTGATGTAGCACGACTACGCCACCTAAGGGACTTTCACCCCTAGGAAATTAAAAAGGGGGCGTTAAGgcccagaggaaaaaaagaaatgagaaagaCACTCACGTTTCTGGCCTCTTGGTGTGAACAAACCTATTTCCAAAACTTccaaatttattaacaatagATTTTAAAACAAAGTTTCATATAACCAACAGGACTGGGATGAATATCAGaagtaaaataattactagaCAAGACCAAGTAGTAGAAcagggccgggcttaccacggCAGAGACTGAGCTCAAAGGGAGTCCCCTATACCACCACCATATGTAATCACACCACACAGGTTACACACCCAGTGCTCTACACTGCAGGACGAGTGACCGGGACTCCACAAACCAACCCTATAACCTCCTGCCGTGACCCACAGCTCCTGTCtagacaggagagagagggagaaagagaacaaaaaaagaggagaacacagaaagagcaacaaataataaaagaaaaagaaatcaaaattCACTCCAAAAAGACACCACTCTTCACAtaaaactcactcacacacacacacacacacacacacacagtgctagCTGGTGATGATTATAAAACTTTTACAAagtcaaatgaaaaaaatacaaaagaaatcacaagaaaacaagacaaaacaaaagcaaaacaatgtagtctttgaaacaaaaaaccaagacaaaacaaaaccaaggcaaaACAGCAGCACAGCAGGAACTGGACAaaagccaggaccacccaggctCAGGaacctgaaaaacacaaacactgaacaaaacattCGACTAAAATCTAATTTTTACACAGCGTTCCCCACTGCGGTCAAAATCAGAGAGGATACAGCAGCGCTAACGACCCAACCATGCAGCACGGTTGTTACTATCACCCAccagattaaaagaaatattagtATCTCCCAATCTGATCGTTAATAAAACATGCCAACTGGAGTCAACATACCCTCGCTATGATGCAAACACAGGAACCCAACCGTCCGACACCGGCAATCCAAACACAAGCCAACGGATTACGATCGTCACGGAGCAAGCCACCACGAGGCACAAACTTCAGCAACACGTAACACTGCCAATACAATGCCTTGGCAAGCAGCCCACCACTACCGATACATATAGCGCAAGGAAGGCCTGCCCCCGCTCATTAAGTTGAAAGTCCCGACCCAAAATCCTCAAACTGGGAAGTATAGGAGGTAAAACCAATGGCAGAACTCCATCCTGCTACATCTATTTTTGAAGTTCCTGAAAATGTAAAGCAATACAGTTTTGTACTGGTTACATTTCCAGGTGATTGTATTAAGTTCTGACACTAATTcagcatttcatttttaaatgcgttgtttttcagtaaagagTTCAAGCAACGTGAAAAAAACGGAATTGcgtttttgcttttaatttttgcAGGTATTCTACATGTTAGTATGGAAAAGCAAAGATGTGTATGGATTGTATTTCACATTGTAACTATTGCAGTGATTGCAGTGATTAATTCCTCTCCATGCAGTTGTAGCCACAATCTGCATTTATATGTGCATGAGCAGTAGAATCATACACAGCATGTTGGTGTAGATAAGACACAGTCTCCAGCATTAAGGGCAGCAGAGTTAGATGAGTTTAAGGGACATCATTTATCACTACAAAATTTGGTGCATATTTTCTTTCTGAAAGATTCAGAATATTTAACAGAATGGCGCAGAATTTCCATGCATTGTTGCACTAatccacaaaaatatatatatggctGTAGCTGTATCCACTCACTATTCTATTTGTTCTTTTTGTACCTGTACTACTCCCATTCTGTTGTTATGTAATTTGTTTGTAGCATGTTGCTATACCTATACCTTTTCATGCAATAACCTAAAACCCtgtgtttaaaagtaaaaagtctTACTTTGTGGTTGGCTGTTTATTTGTTGGTTGGTAGAGTGATAAATATGTGATGCAAGTCATTTCCGCCTGTTCTGTGGAGGACAGTGAAACATACCCAAGCTTCTGCTCACTACAAACACAGGATTAGACTTAGACTTGGTCTATTCTGACTGAATAATTTCTATCGTGtttaatgttataaaaataCCGTTGAGTAAGAATGTCTACTGTAGCAGAAAAGAAATGCTATACACACAAATCATCCAAAATCTTAAAATAACCTGCTTGTCTCTACACTcatttttgtgatttattttgatGGGTCGTCCTGTTAAATTAATTCCAGTGGACTTGTCCTCAGACCCGATACCAGATCAAATACAAGAAAATTCACAATAAATCAGTTCAcatttattcaattattttttttaagtctcaAAAGCTTTTGGGATGagaatataacaaaaataacaagTGATACACAACAAACTAAAAGTGAACAAAAAAGGAGAGGAATACACAACTCTTATCCCACCcggaaaatacaaaacacaaactgaaagaaAAGGCCGTGCTTCCTGactaatcatccatccatccattatctgtaagtgcttatccaattcagggtcacagtgagtccagagcctacctggaatcactgagcgcaaggcaggaacacaccctgaagggggcgccagtccttcacagggcaacacacacacactcacacctatggacacatttgagtcaccaatcgatctatcaacatgtgtttttagagtgtgggaggaaaccggagcacccggaggaaacccacacagacacagggagaacacaccacagtcctcacagacagtcacccggaggaaacccacgcagacacagagagaactcaccacactcctcacagacagtcacctggaggaaacccacgcagacacagggagaacacaccaacttctcacagacagtcacccggaggaaaccaacacagacacagggagaacacaccacagtcctcacagacagtcacccggaggaaacccacgcagacacagagagaactcaccacactcctcacagacagtcacctggaggaaacccacgcagacataaggagaacacaccaactcctaacagacagtcacccggagcgggacttgaacccacaacttctaggtccctggagctctgtgactgcgacacctacctgctgcaccaccgtgccgccccaaccAACACTAACAAAAGgcaaaatgagaatgagccatcaCTGTTTTTCCTGTATCCACCAGATTCATATCCAGCATTACAGATTGGTCTTTCAAAGCCACTGACACTGGCTTTCTGAAGTACTCAAAAAAGTCAGACGTATTCATATAACACTGGTTTGAGGTCTTACTTTACAGGAACTGAGATTTGCCTGGATTTCTTGAATGTTTTCACAATATTATATATGCTAGATAGTAAAAGATATAAACTCTCCTCGATCTTGAGTTACAGAATGTCCTGTTTGAACACTTTGGTGTATACATGGTAATAGGAGAGTGCTACATAATGGTTTTTGAAGCTAAAATAAAAGGTGTTCagtaaaaattcagaaaatcaatatttgtattttaaatagcAGCTTACATGAGATAAACACAACTataaaaatacagaattaaataataaaaatgaatgtaatgtacattatAGAGAGAGAATATAGAGTGCAGACACATGGATTGGGTAATTACAGACGAAGTGTCCACAGCAGTAAAATGCTACATCAAAAATGCTATATCAatgttttgtcagttaaataatggTTCAGTGcattaagaaataattattgcaGTTTACTTGAAATTtagtttttacagtgtttttggactgtgggagaaaaccggagcacccggagaaaacccacgcagaaacagggagaacacaccacacagacagtcacccggagcgggaatcgaacccacaacctccaggttcctggagctgtgtaactgcgacacctacctgctgcgccaccgtgccgcccccattaataaattattaaattaaaatgattgcaGTTTACTTGAAATTTAGTTTTTACGTTGAGACTTTAGGGGTTAATAGAAAAGTCCAAATGTTTCTTCTAAAGTCTTTCCTCATGAAAGTATGTAACGTTTATACAATGTTCTTTTGAGGCAACTGTTCATTCTCTGGCACAGGATGAACCCAAAAGTGGTAATAGTCACAAACTCAAATAGAGTCCTTTCTCTGTAATGTAACTAAAAAGATTTACTCAGAAAGAAGTCGGTGCTGGAATGTAGGcaaaatgtttgtagaaaaATAATTACTTTCCCTTACGTTTAGTTCTATTAATGGTAAAATGTGATATGGCAGCCAGGAGACAATGGAAATAACAACTATATCATGATCTGGAAAGGCTTTCTAAAAGCTGTCACGAGGTTGGACTTTGGTAGATTGTGTAGTACAACAGCATATAGCCGACAATGACCAGGAAAGTGGTCAGAAATCCAAAGATGAATCTGTGTTATAGTCATCATGCTCAACATCTTGAAAAGCTACAGTCTATTGGACCTACAGACTTGAAGAAAACTAGAATTTCTAGCACAGATTTTTTTCTTATGGTTTCTGTTTCTGAGCCCAAATAGGAAACGTTCCAATGATGTACTGTTTTACACTGATGATGGCAAAGTTGcaatggaaaaaaacacacttatATCCACAGCAAAACAATTTATCATCAAATTTattgacatttttatttcataacatGTTTGTTTCCACCATGTTTTTATTGTGTAACAGCTAATAAATGTTATGACAGACATTCTACTGGTCATGTCATCGCAAAGCCCCTCCCCCAGACCACTGACACAATTCTGACCCTTTTAAAAACAAGTAACTAACATCAGATATTTCacaattcagtgtttaaaaatagcaTTTATAAGTcactttaacaaaaaaagagaaaaatacaagCATCAAAATTACCTATCATCAAGCCTATTATGCAGTATTATATTACACAGCCTGAGCCTAATAGAGTATGCAGTTATAGACCACCTTTTTGAGGCCCAGAGTGTTGAAATTTATAGAGCTTTAATATTAACATCAACagtttatttgctacacatcaGCAGTTTATTGCACCTTTAAATCTTGACAAACAACCATTTGTACGAAACCGATCACAGGATAATGCACTCTTACACTTGCATctatgggcaatttcacacaatcCATCCACCTacgaacatgtgtttttggaatgtgggaggaaactggatcacctggaggaaacccatgcaaacacagggagaacacaccacactgaaaATTAACAGGAAACACTAATATGAACGTACATATAAAcactaatatttaaatgatttgtcTTAAAAAAAATTGCATATACAATGAATATGTTAAAGGCTCTGGTACCAGGACAAATAAGGCATTTACAAAGTTagttggaaataaatgtatggcTGTTTGTAAAGGCGTGCAATAAActgtttcttatttatttctgtCACAGAACAGATGAAATGGTGGTCGTATGTTGGCTTCCTCCACGAGTCAGATTTGTCCCTCTGTCAGTGCTCTGGTTGTCCTCGTCCTCCATTGCATTTTCAATGTTTGACAGAATTGCATAAAATTGCTTCTTAAAGTCCTTCCCCATGAACGCATAAAGAAACGGGTTCAGACAGCTATTAAGGCTCATGAGAATTAAGGTAAATATTTCCGTAATGTTTAGAATTTTATTATATCTATTTGTAATTGTACTTAAATACATCAGCGTTACTATGTGGTAAGGCAGCCAGCAGATCAAGAAAGTGGCACTCAGTGCTATCATGATCCTGAAAGGCTTTTTAGATGAAACCATCTGCATGGTCTTTAGTTTTCGTATTATGATGAAACAACAGGTGATAATTATCAGGAACGGGATCAAAAATCCAAAAATGGAGTTACATATAGACATTGATGCAGAAAATGTATATACATAACAATAATAATCGTGTAGCCAGTCATTCTCATAGTGAGGGATAACTAGAGCTGTAACATTAAATATTGCAGAGGTGAACCAAACTAGAACAACTACCATAGAGGCCTTTTTCACTGTGCGCTGATTCTGAGCCCAAACTGGAAACATGACAATCACACAACGGTCCACGCTGATGATGGTGAGGAGGAAGACGCTGCAGTAGAGATTTAGGGGAATGTTAAAGTAAATGAAATAGCACATGAACTGTCCAAAGATCCCCGTTCTTTTGATCACATAATACAATAAGAAGGGAAGGGTGGAGCAGAACAAGAAGTCGGACACAGCCAGGCTCAGGTACCAGATGCTGATGACTGACTTTCGGACTTTAAATCCTGCAATCCAGATCACCAAACCATTTCCAGTAAGACCCAGGACAATGATGATCACGCTGCTCACTAGATAGAACTTACTCAATGGATCCATTCCTGTGTCATTGTTCCCGAATGAAGTCAAGATGTCTCAGTTCTATAAAGGAGACAGAAATCAGTAGACGTGTTAATGTTCTGTAAGGTTTTGTTACCAAATAAGCAGAAATACCTTTGTCCA is a window from the Hoplias malabaricus isolate fHopMal1 chromosome 11, fHopMal1.hap1, whole genome shotgun sequence genome containing:
- the LOC136709356 gene encoding formyl peptide receptor 2-like; translation: MDPLSKFYLVSSVIIIVLGLTGNGLVIWIAGFKVRKSVISIWYLSLAVSDFLFCSTLPFLLYYVIKRTGIFGQFMCYFIYFNIPLNLYCSVFLLTIISVDRCVIVMFPVWAQNQRTVKKASMVVVLVWFTSAIFNVTALVIPHYENDWLHDYYCYVYTFSASMSICNSIFGFLIPFLIIITCCFIIIRKLKTMQMVSSKKPFRIMIALSATFLICWLPYHIVTLMYLSTITNRYNKILNITEIFTLILMSLNSCLNPFLYAFMGKDFKKQFYAILSNIENAMEDEDNQSTDRGTNLTRGGSQHTTTISSVL